The following are encoded in a window of Anopheles gambiae chromosome X, idAnoGambNW_F1_1, whole genome shotgun sequence genomic DNA:
- the LOC1272333 gene encoding GDP-D-glucose phosphorylase 1, translating into MRQTHPTTYELTSSSTDSRTDPELQRLLESTWSERHDAGVGFRYRLHIERERIAEGKFNFLILLNRKRLTERRQPQAFQLDAPFDPSRFNFTRVDPAEVQLELVAPSPTTMLINNSPVTVYHSLVVPDRAGQHSQLLTSGGVRVAFELLLRLPDRRYRIGYNSPGAQASVNHLHLHLLRIDTALYVQRAELLPVRGTPLLHRLADHLPAQGYCFVLRDPTTELELVCSGLMKLIQALAERQMAHNLFWTWTDLHRGGELRALVFPRVTQCVNKAACSFNAAFLELCGFVSVGEGNDYDRLTEEAIVQALREAQGDVYGMLDGIFPVASTD; encoded by the exons ATGCGACAAACACATCCCACCACGTACGAGCTGACCAGCTCGTCGACAGATTCACGCACTGATCCAGAACTGCAACGGCTGCTAGAATCGACCTGGTCCGAACGGCATGATGCCGGCGTTGGCTTTCGCTACCGTCTGCACATAGAACGTGAGCGTATTGCGGAAGGAAAGTTCAACTTTCTCATTCTG CTGAATCGCAAACGGCTGACAGAGCGCCGGCAGCCGCAAGCATTCCAGCTCGATGCACCGTTCGATCCGTCCCGGTTTAACTTTACCCGCGTCGATCCGGCCGAGGTGCAGCTCGAGCTGGTCGCACCGTCGCCGACCACGATGCTGATTAACAACAGCCCGGTGACGGTGTACCACTCGCTAGTCGTGCCCGACCGGGCGGGCCAGCACTCGCAGCTGCTCACATCGGGCGGTGTGCGCGTAGcgttcgagctgctgctgcgcctgcCCGACCGACGCTACCGGATCGGTTACAACAGTCCCGGTGCGCAAGCGTCCGTCAACCATCTGCATCTGCATCTGCTCCGGATCGATACGGCGCTCTACGTGCAGCGTGCG gAACTGCTTCCCGTGCGTGGCACTCCGCTGCTGCACCGGCTGGCGGATCATCTGCCGGCCCAGGGGTATTGCTTCGTGCTGCGCGACCCAACCACGGAGCTGGAGCTCGTCTGCAGCGGGCTGATGAAGCTGATCCAGGCGCTAGCGGAACGGCAGATGGCACACAATCTTTTCTGGACCTGGACCGACCTGCACCGGGGTGGCGAGCTGCGTGCCCTTGTGTTTCCCCGCGTGACCCAGTGCGTCAACAAGGCGGCCTGCTCGTTCAATGCCGCGTTTCTCGAGCTCTGCGGGTTCGTTTCCGTCGGTGAGGGGAACGATTATGACCGGCTAACGGAGGAAGCTATCGTGCAGGCGCTGCGGGAAGCGCAGGGCGACGTGTACGGTATGCTGGACGGCATATTTCCCGTCGCTAGTACCGATTGA